A window from Cryptomeria japonica chromosome 1, Sugi_1.0, whole genome shotgun sequence encodes these proteins:
- the LOC131066145 gene encoding alpha pinene synthase, chloroplastic: MALYSVSPSVLSSCLKSPPNHHVKLFNKSLPSLSRSRLNPFINKASTTSVEGLTRRTGNHHPNLWDDDIIKNIREQQYEDSHYKESAERLIAEIKDMFNEMPTAKSGKSCAENAFERLVLVDKVQRLAIDRHFKNEITQALDYVYRYWSDCPRDLNTAALGLRILRLNRYPVSSDVLRHFKGNDGQFLCPSTQSEEEKIGSILNLYRASLIAFPGENIMDEAKAFATTYLNQALQRTDISSILSREIKYNMEYGWHTNLPRIEARNYMDIYGENTSWTEFSGNKEILNLAKLDFNIMQSVHRQELQSILQWWKDSDLDKVDFARHRHVEYFALACAYCIDAKYSAYRRDFAKLCALATIVDDIYDTYGTIEELKLFNEAVKKWDSSLPNSVPENIKIAYKAFYMAINESAQAAKKTQGRDMLPYSREVWEHYLKALTKEAEWLANGYIPSLEEYLENGAPSSGYRVTMLQPTLTLDSLLPDKILLEMDYPSRFNELLCLSLRLKGDTRTFKAEANRGELVSGISCYIKDHPGSSEEDALDYLKDLFQRRLKELDWEYLKPNNVPAISKDHAYNIARSYQLLYKERDGFTNSNKDIKDLVSQILLEPMPM, from the exons ATGGCTCTTTACTCTGTTTCCCCTTCTGTTTTGAGCTCATGCTTAAAATCTCCACCTAACCATCATGTCAAGCTTTTCAATAAAAGTTTGCCAAGCTTGAGCAGGAGCAGGCTTAATCCCTTCATTAATAAGGCTTCCACCACCAGTGTTGAAGGTCTGACTCGGCGCACAGGCAATCATCATCCCAACTTGTGGGACGATGATATTATAAAAAATATCCGAGAGCAGCAATATGAG GATTCTCATTACAAGGAGAGTGCTGAGAGGCTTATTGCAGAGATCAAGGACATGTTCAATGAAATGCCCACAGCAAAAAGTGGTAAATCTTGTGCAGAGAACGCTTTTGAGCGCCTTGTGCTGGTGGATAAAGTTCAACGCCTTGCAATAGATAGGCACTTCAAAAATGAAATAACCCAAGCACTTGATTATGTTTACAG ATATTGGAGTGATTGCCCTAGAGATCTGAATACCGCAGCTTTGGGACTTCGAATCCTTCGACTGAACAGATATCCCGTTTCTTCAG ATGTGTTAAGACACTTCAAAGGAAATGATGGGCAGTTCTTGTGTCCGTCAACTCAATCAGAGGAAGAGAAGATAGGAAGTATTCTTAACCTTTATAGAGCTTCCTTAATTGCTTTTCCAGGGGAGAATATTATGGACGAGGCTAAAGCCTTTGCAACAACATATTTGAATCAAGCTCTACAGAGGACTGATATCAGTTCCATTCTTTCACGAGAG ATAAAGTACAACATGGAGTACGGCTGGCACACAAATCTGCCCAGGATCGAAGCAAGGAATTACATGGACATATATGGCGAAAACACATCATGGACGGA GTTTTCTGGTAATAAAGAAATTCTAAATCTGGCTAAACTGGACTTCAATATCATGCAGTCAGTCCATCGGCAAGAGCTTCAATCAATATTACA ATGGTGGAAGGATTCAGATTTAGACAAAGTGGATTTTGCTCGTCATCGTCATGTAGAATATTTTGCATTGGCATGTGCATATTGTATAGATGCTAAGTATTCTGCCTATAGACGTGATTTTGCAAAGCTTTGTGctcttgcaactattgtggatgatATCTATGATACTTATGGAACTATTGAGGAGCTTAAACTCTTTAATGAAGCTGTTAAGAA GTGGGATTCTTCTCTTCCAAATAGTGTTCCGGAAAATATTAAAATTGCATATAAAGCATTTTATATGGCAATAAATGAAAGTGCACAAGCAGCAAAGAAGACTCAAGGACGAGACATGCTCCCTTATTCACGCGAAGTT TGGGAACATTATCTCAAAGCCCTTACAAAAGAAGCAGAGTGGCTTGCTAATGGGTACATACCAAGTTTAGaagaatatttagaaaatggtgcACCAAGTTCAGGGTATCGCGTAACCATGTTGCAACCTACATTAACATTAGATTCTCTTCTTCCAGATAAAATCCTTCTAGAAATGGATTATCCATCAAGGTTTAATGAGCTTCTATGCTTATCCCTTAGACTGAAAGGTGACACTAGAACCTTTAAG GCTGAGGCAAATCGTGGAGAATTAGTTTCAGGCATATCATGCTATATAAAAGACCATCCTGGATCTAGCGAGGAAGATGCTTTGGATTACCTTAAAGATTTGTTCCAAAGGAGACTCAAAGAATTAGATTGGGAGTATCTGAAACCCAATAATGTTCCAGCTATAAGCAAGGACCATGCCTATAATATCGCAAGAAGTTACCAGCTTCTTTATAAAGAGAGAGATGGCTTCACCAATTCTAATAAAGATATAAAAGATCTAGTCTCTCAAATCCTATTAGAACCAATGCCAATGTAA